From the genome of Miscanthus floridulus cultivar M001 chromosome 10, ASM1932011v1, whole genome shotgun sequence, one region includes:
- the LOC136487695 gene encoding cyanidin 3-O-rutinoside 5-O-glucosyltransferase-like produces MDIERLYTPHSRTLLPMADDEGRHHFLVVAYGVQSHVNPGRALARRLARLDGVDGSITATLSVPVVTYRRMFPSSLLDSAAAATAEETTDGVISYVPYSDGLDDGSLSWPTGAEDRARMRRTSADSLSAIVARLAGRGQPVTCIACTMVLLPVLDVAQEHGIPLAVYWLQPATVLAVSYHYFHGLDTLVAAHATDPVHEVRVPGLSRPLRIGSLPSFLTDTSGSDRARAFIDVFRELFEFMDRWQPKVLVNTFDELEPSALAEMKRHLDVVAVGPMVGSATDARIHLFEHDKKRYMEWLQAHPDNSVVYVSFGSVTKLAKRQMEEIAAGLRQCGRPYLLAVRRDGVDGGDGEGDGSHGQLLENDTQSEGMVVNWCNQLEVLSHPAVGCFVSHCGWNSATEAMASGVPIVGVPNMFDQPTNMYLIEEELGVGVRGERNGDGVLTGTELARCIELVMGDGARAVAIRERAKALKERAQAAALAGGSAERNLCDLVKTMSRSV; encoded by the coding sequence ATGGACATCGAGCGTTTGTACACTCCCCACAGTCGAACACTTCTccccatggccgacgacgagggaCGCCACCATTTCCTGGTGGTGGCCTACGGCGTCCAAAGCCACGTCAACCCGGGACGCGCCCTGGCCCGCCGTCTCGCACGGCTCGACGGCGTCGACGGCTCCATTACGGCCACGCTCTCCGTGCCGGTGGTCACCTACCGGCGCATGTTCCCTTCCTCACTACTGGAttccgcggcggcggcgactgCGGAGGAGACCACCGACGGGGTCATCTCCTACGTCCCCTACTCCGACGGTCTCGACGACGGCTCGTTGTCCTGGCCCACGGGCGCGGAGGACAGGGCGCGCATGCGCCGCACGAGCGCCGACAGCCTCTCGGCCATCGTCGCCCGCCTCGCCGGCCGCGGCCAGCCGGTGACGTGCATCGCGTGCACGATGGTGCTGCTCCCGGTGCTCGACGTCGCGCAGGAGCACGGCATCCCTCTCGCCGTGTACTGGCTCCAGCCGGCCACCGTCCTCGCCGTCAGCTACCACTACTTCCACGGCCTCGACACGCTCGTCGCCGCCCACGCCACGGACCCCGTGCACGAGGTGCGCGTGCCCGGGCTGAGCCGCCCTCTCCGGATAGGCAGCCTCCCGTCGTTCCTGACCGACACGTCGGGCAGCGACAGGGCCAGGGCCTTCATCGACGTGTTCCGGGAGCTGTTCGAGTTTATGGACCGATGGCAGCCCAAGGTGCTCGTGAACACGTTCGACGAGCTGGAGCCGAGCGCGCTCGCGGAGATGAAGCGGCACCTGGACGTCGTCGCCGTCGGCCCCATGGTCGGGTCCGCGACGGACGCCCGGATCCATCTGTTCGAGCACGACAAGAAGAGGTACATGGAGTGGCTTCAGGCGCACCCGGACAACTCGGTGGTGTACGTGTCGTTCGGGAGCGTGACGAAGCTCGCCAAGCGGCAGATGGAAGAGATCGCTGCAGGACTGCGACAGTGTGGGCGGCCATACTTGCTGGCCGTGCGCAGGGACGGTGTCGACGGCGGCGATGGCGAAGGCGACGGCAGCCATGGCCAGCTGCTGGAGAACGACACCCAGAGCGAGGGGATGGTTGTGAACTGGTGTAACCAGCTGGAGGTGCTGTCGCACCCGGCGGTCGGGTGCTTCGTGTCGCATTGTGGGTGGAACTCGGCGACGGAGGCCATGGCGTCCGGCGTGCCCATTGTCGGCGTGCCCAACATGTTTGACCAGCCGACGAACATGTACTTGATCGAGGAAGAGTTGGGGGTCGGCGTCAGAGGAGAGCGAAACGGCGATGGCGTGCTCACAGGGACAGAGCTGGCGAGGTGCATTGAGTTGGTCATGGGTGATGGTGCAAGAGCAGTGGCCATAAGAGAAAGGGCAAAGGCCTTGAAAGAGAGAGCGCAGGCAGCGGCCCTTGCAGGTGGGTCTGCCGAGAGAAACCTCTGTGACCTCGTCAAAACAATGTCAAGATCGGTATAA
- the LOC136487696 gene encoding cyanidin 3-O-rutinoside 5-O-glucosyltransferase-like: MADEEHQQRTSHHHGHHFLVVAYGIQSHVNPARALAHRLAQLSDVVDGSILATLSVHVAAHRRMFPSSLDADQRAGEEEACSDGVISYVPHSDGFDDGSLPRTPEDWARRRRVSTDSLSAMLARFAAGGRPVTCVVCTLLVPAAVEVATRHGIPFAVYWIQPATVLAAEYHYFHGYGEVAAAHVTDPAYEVSLPGLRRRPLRIRDFPSYLVDTTGSPLAKSVVEMIRELFESMDQWRPKVLVNTFDELEATVLSEMKRHLDVFAVGPMVAAGGSSNEERTIHLYKHDDADKKRYMDWLGAQPEKSVVYVSFGSIASYTKQQMEEMVEGLLQCGRPYLLAVRRDGLEEGARRVLENTTQSSGGHGMVVDWCNQPEVLSHPAVGCFVSHCGWNSTMEAMAAAVPLVGVPSMFDQPTNAHLVEEWEIGIRGERNSEGVLAGMELARCVELVMGQGTKAMAMRERVKALKERAQQAADAGGPAERNLRDFVSSVQQVCGCVRVSDNFRPVEIAEVICGKN; encoded by the coding sequence ATGGCCGACGAGGAACACCAGCAGCGCACCAGCCACCACCACGGCCACCATTTCCTGGTGGTGGCCTACGGTATCCAGAGCCACGTCAACCCAGCGCGCGCCCTGGCACACCGCCTCGCTCAGCTCAGCGACGTCGTCGACGGCTCCATCCTCGCCACGCTCTCCGTGCATGTCGCCGCCCACCGCCGCATGTTCCCCTCGTCGCTAGACGCGGACCAACGCGCCGGCGAGGAGGAGGCCTGCAGCGACGGCGTCATCTCCTACGTCCCCCACTCGGATGGCTTCGACGACGGCTCCTTGCCCAGAACCCCCGAGGACTGGGCCCGCAGGCGGCGCGTGAGCACCGATAGCCTCTCCGCCATGCTCGCGCGCTTCGCCGCCGGCGGGAGGCCCGTCACGTGCGTTGTGTGCACGTTGCTGGTGCCCGCGGCGGTCGAGGTCGCGACGCGCCACGGCATCCCCTTCGCCGTGTACTGGATCCAGCCGGCCACCGTCCTCGCCGCCGAGTACCACTACTTCCACGGCTACGGCGAGGTCGCCGCCGCCCACGTCACCGATCCCGCGTACGAGGTGAGCCTGCCCGGGCTACGCCGCCGTCCTCTCCGGATACGGGACTTCCCGTCCTACCTCGTCGACACGACGGGCAGCCCGCTGGCCAAGTCCGTCGTCGAGATGATCCGGGAACTGTTCGAGAGCATGGACCAGTGGCGGCCCAAGGTTCTCGTGAACACGTTCGACGAGCTGGAGGCGACCGTGCTGTCGGAGATGAAGCGGCATCTCGACGTGTTCGCCGTCGGTcccatggtcgccgccggtggCTCATCAAACGAAGAACGGACGATCCATCTGTACAAGCATGACGACGCCGACAAGAAGAGGTACATGGACTGGCTCGGAGCTCAGCCGGAGAAGTCGGTGGTGTACGTCTCGTTCGGGAGCATAGCAAGCTACACCAAGCAGCAGATGGAGGAGATGGTCGAAGGGCTGCTGCAGTGTGGACGGCCATACTTGCTGGCCGTGCGCAGAGACGGGCTCGAGGAGGGTGCACGTCGCGTCCTGGAGAACACCACCCAGAGCAGCGGCGGCCATGGGATGGTCGTGGACTGGTGCAACCAGCCGGAGGTCCTGTCGCACCCAGCGGTCGGCTGCTTCGTCTCGCACTGCGGGTGGAACTCGACGATggaggccatggccgccgccgtgccACTCGTCGGCGTGCCCAGCATGTTCGACCAGCCGACGAATGCGCACTTGGTGGAGGAGTGGGAGATCGGCATCAGAGGAGAGCGTAACAGTGAGGGCGTGTTAgctgggatggagctggcaaggTGCGTTGAGTTGGTCATGGGTCAGGGTACGAAAGCAATGGCGATGAGGGAGAGAGTAAAGGCTTTGAAAGAGAGAGCTCAGCAGGCGGCAGATGCAGGTGGGCCGGCTGAGAGAAACCTTCGGGATTTTGTTAGCTCTGTCCAGCAGGTTTGTGGTTGTGTTAGGGTGAGTGATAACTTTCGTCCTGTCGAAATCGCTGAAGTCATTTGTGGAAAAAACTGA